Within the Microcoleus sp. bin38.metabat.b11b12b14.051 genome, the region TCAGTCATTAGTGCTGTCCTCGAAGAGCGAACGTTATGACTCAAAATGACTCAAACGTTATCAGTCATTAGTGATTTAGTCGGTTGAATTTCGCACTGACTGCACGTCAAGAGGGATACAAGCCAGTTATCTACCCCCGCAGGGCTGTCGTGGTGCTCCCCAAATTTTAGACTAAGAGTTCAACCTCCCAGATTCATCTGTCAAGTAAATCTCAAATCTCAAATCGACTGACCGCTAATTGATGACTGTTCACCGCTGATTGCTGACATCCAAGGCAGAAGGGTTACAAACTGTGCAATTGTAGCGCATTGCTAAGTGCTCTAGACTTTCTGAGCTAGAACCCGCTGGAGAACTTGCTGGTAAGCGGTTTCTACCGATCCCAAGTCGCGGCGGAATCGGTCTTTGTCCATCACACGGGCGTCGGGATCAGTTTCGGCGTTGTCCCAGAGGCGGCAAGTGTCGGGACTGATTTCGTCGGCCAGAATCAGATTTTGATGTTGGTCGATGCCGAATTCTAGTTTGAAGTCTACCAGGGTGATACCGCACTGGCTGAAGAATTCTTTGAGTATTTCGTTAATTTCGCGGGCGGCGATTTCTAGTTGGTGTACTTGTTCTGGCGTGGCTAGCTGCATTAACAGCAACCGGCCTTCGGTGAGCAGCGGGTCTCCCAAATCGTCGTTTTTGTAATAAAACTCCACCAGCGGCGGATTGATAATTGTGCCGAGGGCGAGTCCGGTTTGCTTGCACAGACTGCCGGCGGCAATGTTTCTGACGACGACTTCTAAGGGCAATATGCGGACGCGGCAAACTCGCATTTGATTGGGGGCGGGCGTGTCAATGAAGTGGGTGGGAATGCCTTTGGCTTCTAGCATCCGAAACAGGT harbors:
- the purC gene encoding phosphoribosylaminoimidazolesuccinocarboxamide synthase, whose translation is MSADRKLYEGKAKILYSTEEGEILLTHFKDDATAFNAQKRGSITGKGEINNAISAHLFRMLEAKGIPTHFIDTPAPNQMRVCRVRILPLEVVVRNIAAGSLCKQTGLALGTIINPPLVEFYYKNDDLGDPLLTEGRLLLMQLATPEQVHQLEIAAREINEILKEFFSQCGITLVDFKLEFGIDQHQNLILADEISPDTCRLWDNAETDPDARVMDKDRFRRDLGSVETAYQQVLQRVLAQKV